The Oscillatoria acuminata PCC 6304 genomic interval CGTCCTTTGTATCTGACAGCAGGGTTTATTTTGGAGGAGGGGTTGCCAATGGAGACGCTGTGGCGGGTAGTCCAGTCGATGCAGGTAGCAGCACAAAGTGCGGGGGTACAAATTGTGACCGGGGATACGAAGGTGGTCGATCGCGGTAAGGGAGATGGGATTTTTATCAATACCGCAGGATTGGGGATGATTGAACATTCTCTGGCGATCGCGCCTCAATCAGTGCGTGAAGGGGATGTTTTGTTGATTAATGGGGATTTGGGACGACATGGGATTGCGATTATGGCAGTCCGTGAGGGGTTGGAGTTTGAAACGACGATTGAGAGTGATTCAGCAGCGATCGCCTCCCTTGTTTTACAGTTACTGGATGCTGGCATTGAAATTCACTGTTTGCGAGACTTAACACGCGGGGGGTTATCCAGTGCGTTAAATGAAATTGCAACCTCGGCAGGGGTGGGGATTGCCATTGATGAACGGTTGATTCCGGTTCAAGAACAGGTCCGGGGTGCTTGTGAGATTTTGGGGTTTGACCCGCTGTATGTGGCGAATGAGGGGCGATTTGTGGCGTTTGTTCCGGCAGATTGTGCGAGTCGCGCTTTAGAGGTGATGCAGTCGCATCCGTTGGGGGTAGATGCGGTGGCGATCGGGACGGTGACGGGGACGGGTCAGGGTTTGGTGACGTTGCGGAGTCAAATTGGCGCAAGTCGGATTCTGGATATGCTGAGTGGGGAACAGTTGCCTCGGATTTGTTGAACGGGGAGGGGGGGATAACGACTTCAGTCGTTACTACGAACATCCGCCCCCATCCCCCAAGGACCAAGGACCAATGACCAATGACCAATTCTTAAATTTATTTTAAGAGTGGATTTCGGTAACTTTAGCAACGGTTTTGTTTTGAAATGACCCCGTATGGGTTGGGGTGATTTGTGACTTGGCCGCCGATTATGGCCGATCGCTTTTTCTTAGTTTGGCAACTTTTTTATTGTTAAACTAATCACCTCTCTCTCCTCGGGAATAGACCCTAGACCGTTTTATTCCCACTGGCACAAAAATTATCAAAATTTCCAGATTTTTTAAATTTAACATTATCTTAAGACGCTGATAAGGTTTGCCGATTTAGTGATGAAATTAGCGGGAAACAGCAAGACTATGGCGGGATGTGTGGGTTCATCTTGACAAGATTTATCAGGGATCCGGGATAATTCTTAAGGGTTTTAAACTTATGGCGGGTTTCTCTATTTTCTATGATAGAATCAACAGCTTGAATTAAAGCCCTCTCTACAGCAGTCTTAAAAAAACATTACAAAAATTTATAGAATAAATGTAAATGTTTTATGGTTAAGCGGTACAGTAGAGAAAGAACGGGGGGAGGGTAGAGAAAAGGGTCGAGGGGTGAGGTCTAGTCCGTGACGAATGGGAGAGTTAAGGGAGGAAGGAACGGTTCAGTGCCAGGTGATCAAGTTTAGAGTAAGGATATAAGCTATGCAATCAACTGCGGCAAAGAGCGACGAACAAGAAAAATCCGCCCCGAAGGAAAAAAAAGCGGCAAAAGAGCATCCGAGTGGGGATAAGCGCTTTAAGGTGCTAGATATCACGATGAAGCGGAATCAGTATCGACAAGATGCGCTCATCGAGGTACTCCATAAAGCTCAGGAAGCGTTTGGGTTTCTGGAAGAAGATGTATTACTTTATGTAGCGCGGAATCTGAAGCTGCCGTTAAGTCGGGTTTACGGGGTGGCGACATTTTATCACTTGTTCTCCCTGAAACCGAGTGGCGCACATACCTGCGTGGTCTGCTTGGGAACCGCCTGTTATGTGAAAGGAGGGGGTGAGGTACTCGCTTCCCTGGAGAAACAAACGGGGATTCTGCAAGGGGAAACCACGGCAGATGGTGAGGTTTCCCTAATTACGGCCCGGTGTGTGGGGGCCTGTGGGATTGCGCCGGTGGTGGTGTATGACGGAACGGTAGCTGGGAAACAGACATCGGAACAAGCACTCGATCATATTAAAGGATGGATCAAGTAGGGTGAGAGAGAGTTAGAGATAAGGAGAAGGTTTCACCCATTGATTTAGACAACCCTCCTCCTTGAACGGCAGAAAGCGAGAGGTTAGAACACTATGGATTTAGCGGAACTTCGGGAGATTGGCGAGAAGGAACGGACTGCCCAGAAACCTATTCGGGTACATTGTTGTACCTCGACGGGATGTCAGGCGGCGAACTCCCTAGGGGTAAAGAAGAATTTAGAACAGACTTGTAAACAGAAGCATATGGGCGATCGCGTCCAAGTGGTGGGCGTTGGTTGTATGGGATTTTGCGGGCGGGGCCCGTTGGTCCAAATTGAGGCCCAGAACAAGTTATATGAAGAAGTGACCCCGGATGATGCCGCCAGCATTATTGAGGCGATCGATGGCGGGACCGCAAGTGCAGCAGAAGGGGACCCGGAACATCCATTTTTTGCGCGGCAGATGCGGATTGTCCGGGAAACCAGTGGGAAAATTGACCCAGAACGGATTGAGGAATATATCGCCGTGGGGGGATATGAACCTTTATATAAAGCGATTCATGACTTGACACCCTCGGAAACCATTGATGAAGTCAGCAAGAGTGGATTGCGGGGACGCGGTGGCGGTGGATATCCCACGGGATTGAAATGGGCGACAGTCGCGAAAATGCCCGGAAAGCAGAAGTATGTGATTTGCAATGCCGATGAAGGTGACCCTGGTGCATTCATGGATCGGTCGGTGTTGGAAAGTGACCCCCATCGGGTGTTAGAGGGAATGGCGATCGCCGCCTATGCGATCGGGGCCAGTGAGGGATATATTTATGTGCGGGCGGAATATCCCCTGGCGATCGAACGGTTGCAAAAGGCGATTAAACAAGCGAAAAAATACGGCATACTCGGCAGTCAGATTTTTGATTCCCCCTTTGACTTTAAAATCGAGATTAGAATTGGGGCCGGGGCCTTTGTTTGCGGGGAAGAAACGGCCTTAATTCAGTCCATTGAAGGGGGACGAGGCAATCCCCGCCCGCGTCCGCCCTATCCCGCCCAAGAAGGACTCTGGAAGTCGCCGACGTTAATTAATAACGTGGAAACCTTTGCCAACATTCCGGCGATTATCCGCGAAGGGGGCGACTGGTATGCCGGAATTGGGACGGAAAAGAGTAAAGGCACCAAAGTTTTTGCCCTCACGGGTCAGATTCGCAATAATGGACTCATCGAAGTCCCGATGGGGATTACCCTGCGTGAGATTGTCGAAGAAATGGGTGGGGGTGTCCCCAATGGTAAGGTTAAAGCAGTCCAAACCGGCGGACCCTCTGGGGGTTGTATTCCCGCGTCCTTGTTAGATACCCCGGTGGATTACGATTCCTTGGTGAAAATCGGGTCCATGATGGGGTCGGGCGGCATGGTGGTGATGGATGAAAAGACCAGCATGGTGGAAGTTGCCCGCTTTTATATGGAGTTCTGCCGGGGTGAAACCTGTGGGAAATGTATTCCCTGTCGGGCGGGGACGGTGCAGATGTATCAAATGCTGACAAAAATCCTGAATAAAGAGGCGACTTTGCAGGATATTGCTAAACTCGAACAACTGTGTGACATGGTGAAAAATACCAGTTTGTGCGGGTTAGGCATGACTGCCCCGAACCCGGTGATGAGTACCTTGCGCTACTTCCGCGAGGAGTATTTGACCCTGTTGAAAGACAGTCCCAATGGGAAAGTGCCAGCAGGGACAGGGGCATCCGTCACCTCCTAAAGGAAAACTGGGGCAATGGAGACCTTGCCCCGATCGCAACTTATCGAATCGATCTAAGAGAGAGAGAGAACAAGATATGTCAGTCGTCACTTTAAAAATTAATGGAGTTGACCTCGCGATCGAAGAGGGGACAACGATTTTAGAGGCATCCAAGGAAGCGGGAATAAGGATTCCCACCCTCTGCCATCTGAACGGGATTAGCGATGTAGGCGCTTGTCGGTTGTGTTTGGTGGAAATTGCCGGGGTGAATAAAATGTTGCCTTCCTGTGTGACGCAAGTTGCAGAAGGAATGGATATCACCACAGACAGCGATCAACTACAAGAATATCGGCGGATGATTGTGGAAATGCTATTTTCCGAAGGCAATCATGTTTGCGCTGTTTGTGTTGCCAATGAGAACTGTGAACTGCAAGATTTAGCGATTGAAGTCGGCATGGATCACAGTCGATTTCCCTATCGATTTCCGGAAAGAGAAATTGATATTTCCCACCCACAATTTGGCATTGACCACAATCGTTGTGTCCTCTGTACAAGATGTGTCCGAGTTTGTGATGAAATCGAAGGGGCTCATGTTTGGGATGTGGCCTTTCGAGGGGCAGCGGCCAAAGTTGTCACTGGATTAAATCAACCTTGGGGAACCGTTGATGCCTGTACCAGTTGTGGTAAATGTGTCGAAGCTTGTCCAACTGGGTCAATTTTCCGCAAGGGTTCTACCGTTGCCGAAATGACTCGCGATCGCAACAAATTAGAATTTATCGTGAATGCCCGGGAGAACAAACAATGGACAAGATAAGACTCGCTACAGTTTGGTTAGGTGGATGTTCCGGTTGCCATATGTCCTTTCTCGACCTAGACGAATGGTTAATTGAACTTGCCGAGAAAGTCGATATTGTCTTCAGTCCTGTTGCCTCTGATATCAAAGAATATCCTGAAAATGTCGATGTTTGCCTAGTAGAAGGGGCCGTTGCCAACGAGGAAAACATGGAACTGCTGATTGAAGCAAGAAAGCGCACCAAATTCCTAATTTCCTTCGGAGATTGTGCCGTCACCGCCAACGTTCCCGGGATGCGGAATATGTTAGGAAAAGCAGAAACAGTCCTCAAACGTTGCTACCTAGAATTAGGGGACGAAACCCGCCAACTTCCCCATTTTCCCGGCATCGTCCCCGAACTCCTCGATCGCGTCCGTCCCGTCCATGAAGTCGTCGATGTCGATTTATTCATGCCCGGTTGTCCCCCCTCCGCCCAACGAATTCTAGCAACAGTCGAACCCCTTCTCCGAGGTGAATTACCCGAAATGAAAGGGCGACCCATGATTAAATTCGGATAACCCAACTCACCGAGGAGAGAGACCCTTTCTCCCCTCTCTCCCCCTCCGTGAAAATCAGTGAAATCAGTGGTTACTAAATATGCCTAAAACAATCGTCATTGATCCAGTCACTCGCATCGAAGGTCATGCTAAAATCTCCGTCTATTTAGACGATGCCGGAGAAGTCGAAGATGCCCGCTTCCATGTCGTCGAATTTCGCGGATTTGAAAAATTTTGCGAAGGTCGTCCCATGTGGGAAATGGCCGGAATTACGGCTAGAATTTGCGGAATTTGTCCCGTTTCCCACCTCCTCGCCTCGGCCAAAACAGGGGATAAAATTCAAGCAGTCAAAATCCCCCCTGCCGGTGAAAAATTGCGCCGCATGATGAATTTGGCCCAGATTACTCAGTCTCATGCCTTGAGTTTCTTCCATCTGAGTAGTCCAGATTTTCTATTAGGATGGGATAGCGACCCGGCGAAACGAAATGTTTTTGGATTGATTGCGGCAGACCCGGATTTAGCTAGAAGTGGGATTCGCTTACGGCAATTTGGACAAAAGATAATTGAACTATTAGGGGCGAAAAAGATTCACCCGTCTTGGGCGGTTCCCGGTGGGGTGCGATCGCCCTTGTCCGAAGAAAGTTGCACCTGGATTCGCGATCGCCTCCCAGAATCCCGGCAAACCATCGAAATGGCCCTGGGTCTATTTAAAACCCTCCTAGACCGCTTTTCCACCGAAGTCGAAACCTTTGGCAAATTCCCTTCCTTATTTATGGGATTAGTGGGCAAAGATGGACTCTGGGAACATTACGATGGACATATCCGATTTACCGATAGTGATGGCAATATTGTCGCGGACAATCTCAGTGAAGATGACTATGAATCCTACCTCGGTGAAGCAGTTGAGTCCTGGTCTTATCTGAAATTTCCCTATTATAAACCCTTGGGATATCCCAATGGAATCTATCGCGTGGGACCGTTAGCGAGGGTGAATATCTGTAGTCGGATGGGGACAGAAGCTGCGGATAGAGAGTTGCTAGAATTTCGCGATCGGGCCGGTGGAGTTGCCACCTCTTCCTTCTACTATCATTATGCCCGATTAATTGAAATTCTCTGTGCCATTGAACATATCGAACAATTGGTCAATGACCCGGATGTTGTTTCCCCCCGAACTCGCGCCACTGCTGGGATTAATAACCTAGAAGGTGTTGGGGTGAGTGAGGCCCCTCGGGGTACTTTATTCCATCATTATAAGGTGGATGAAAATGGGTTAATTAAGAAAGTGAACCTGATTATTGCTACGGGACAAAACAACCTGGCAATGAACAAAACGGTGACGCAAATTGCTCAACATTTTATTCATGGGAATGAGATTCAAGAAGGAATGTTAAACCGAGTTGAGGCAGGGATTCGCGCCTTTGACCCTTGTCTGAGTTGTTCCACCCATGCAGCGGGTCAAATGCCGTTGCATATTGAATTAATTGATGCCAAGGGGACGGTTGTTAATGAGGTTTATCGGCATTAAAAGAAGTCGGAGGGAGACCTAACCCTCCGGTCCCCTCCCCTTGGCAAGGGGAGGGGACCGGAGGTTCTGAAATTTCAGGTTTTTAAAAGCAGGATTAGGGCCAACTCGGTTAAGAGATAACCGAAGCGGGAGATATCATGACGAAAGAAAATCTCTATTTATGTATGGGTTCTGCTTGTCATCAACTGGGAGTTTATGAGGTTTTACCTCAACTCCAGGAGTTGATTACTCGCTATGACCTA includes:
- the hypE gene encoding hydrogenase expression/formation protein HypE, with product MIEDFTLTCPIPISQYPHVLLAHGGGGTLMRQLIERMFLPVFGTPDGVPHDSVALTLPGNKIAMTTDSYVIRPLFFPGGDIGSLAVHGTVNDLAMSGARPLYLTAGFILEEGLPMETLWRVVQSMQVAAQSAGVQIVTGDTKVVDRGKGDGIFINTAGLGMIEHSLAIAPQSVREGDVLLINGDLGRHGIAIMAVREGLEFETTIESDSAAIASLVLQLLDAGIEIHCLRDLTRGGLSSALNEIATSAGVGIAIDERLIPVQEQVRGACEILGFDPLYVANEGRFVAFVPADCASRALEVMQSHPLGVDAVAIGTVTGTGQGLVTLRSQIGASRILDMLSGEQLPRIC
- the hoxE gene encoding bidirectional hydrogenase complex protein HoxE, with product MQSTAAKSDEQEKSAPKEKKAAKEHPSGDKRFKVLDITMKRNQYRQDALIEVLHKAQEAFGFLEEDVLLYVARNLKLPLSRVYGVATFYHLFSLKPSGAHTCVVCLGTACYVKGGGEVLASLEKQTGILQGETTADGEVSLITARCVGACGIAPVVVYDGTVAGKQTSEQALDHIKGWIK
- a CDS encoding NuoF family protein, which translates into the protein MDLAELREIGEKERTAQKPIRVHCCTSTGCQAANSLGVKKNLEQTCKQKHMGDRVQVVGVGCMGFCGRGPLVQIEAQNKLYEEVTPDDAASIIEAIDGGTASAAEGDPEHPFFARQMRIVRETSGKIDPERIEEYIAVGGYEPLYKAIHDLTPSETIDEVSKSGLRGRGGGGYPTGLKWATVAKMPGKQKYVICNADEGDPGAFMDRSVLESDPHRVLEGMAIAAYAIGASEGYIYVRAEYPLAIERLQKAIKQAKKYGILGSQIFDSPFDFKIEIRIGAGAFVCGEETALIQSIEGGRGNPRPRPPYPAQEGLWKSPTLINNVETFANIPAIIREGGDWYAGIGTEKSKGTKVFALTGQIRNNGLIEVPMGITLREIVEEMGGGVPNGKVKAVQTGGPSGGCIPASLLDTPVDYDSLVKIGSMMGSGGMVVMDEKTSMVEVARFYMEFCRGETCGKCIPCRAGTVQMYQMLTKILNKEATLQDIAKLEQLCDMVKNTSLCGLGMTAPNPVMSTLRYFREEYLTLLKDSPNGKVPAGTGASVTS
- the hoxU gene encoding bidirectional hydrogenase complex protein HoxU, with amino-acid sequence MSVVTLKINGVDLAIEEGTTILEASKEAGIRIPTLCHLNGISDVGACRLCLVEIAGVNKMLPSCVTQVAEGMDITTDSDQLQEYRRMIVEMLFSEGNHVCAVCVANENCELQDLAIEVGMDHSRFPYRFPEREIDISHPQFGIDHNRCVLCTRCVRVCDEIEGAHVWDVAFRGAAAKVVTGLNQPWGTVDACTSCGKCVEACPTGSIFRKGSTVAEMTRDRNKLEFIVNARENKQWTR
- a CDS encoding coenzyme F420-reducing hydrogenase subunit gamma; protein product: MDKIRLATVWLGGCSGCHMSFLDLDEWLIELAEKVDIVFSPVASDIKEYPENVDVCLVEGAVANEENMELLIEARKRTKFLISFGDCAVTANVPGMRNMLGKAETVLKRCYLELGDETRQLPHFPGIVPELLDRVRPVHEVVDVDLFMPGCPPSAQRILATVEPLLRGELPEMKGRPMIKFG
- a CDS encoding Ni/Fe hydrogenase subunit alpha, with the protein product MPKTIVIDPVTRIEGHAKISVYLDDAGEVEDARFHVVEFRGFEKFCEGRPMWEMAGITARICGICPVSHLLASAKTGDKIQAVKIPPAGEKLRRMMNLAQITQSHALSFFHLSSPDFLLGWDSDPAKRNVFGLIAADPDLARSGIRLRQFGQKIIELLGAKKIHPSWAVPGGVRSPLSEESCTWIRDRLPESRQTIEMALGLFKTLLDRFSTEVETFGKFPSLFMGLVGKDGLWEHYDGHIRFTDSDGNIVADNLSEDDYESYLGEAVESWSYLKFPYYKPLGYPNGIYRVGPLARVNICSRMGTEAADRELLEFRDRAGGVATSSFYYHYARLIEILCAIEHIEQLVNDPDVVSPRTRATAGINNLEGVGVSEAPRGTLFHHYKVDENGLIKKVNLIIATGQNNLAMNKTVTQIAQHFIHGNEIQEGMLNRVEAGIRAFDPCLSCSTHAAGQMPLHIELIDAKGTVVNEVYRH